The Salvelinus namaycush isolate Seneca chromosome 16, SaNama_1.0, whole genome shotgun sequence genome has a segment encoding these proteins:
- the mrps25 gene encoding 28S ribosomal protein S25, mitochondrial codes for MPMKGRFPIRRTLEYLQKGEVVLKNRVKILTVNYNTHGQLSDGARKFVFFNVPQIQYKNPWVQIMMFKNMTPSPFLKFYLDDGEQVLVDVEGKDHKQITQHVKTILGKTDEVLQAEALARMEAANPANFGPKKYCLKECICEVEGQVPCPGTTPLPKEMTGKYRAQMAAAQD; via the exons ATGCCTATGAAAGGAAGATTCCCCATTAGACGAACGCTGGAGTATCTCCAGAAAGGAGAAGTTGTATTGAAAAACAGAGTAAAGATTTTGACAGTAAATTACAACACACATGGACAGCTCAGCGACGGAGCAAG AAAATTTGTGTTCTTCAATGTTCCACAAATTCAGTACAAAAATCCTTGGGTTCAAATTATGATGTTTAAGAACATGACACCATCGCCATTCCTAAAGTTCTACCTAG ATGATGGAGAGCAGGTGTTGGTGGATGTGGAGGGGAAGGACCATAAACAAATCACCCAACATGTCAAGACTATTCTTGGCAAGACAGA TGAGGTCCTGCAGGCTGAGGCTTTAGCCAGGATGGAGGCTGCTAACCCAGCCAACTTTGGGCCCAAGAAGTACTGTCTGAAGGAGTGTATCTGTGAGGTGGAGGGCCAGGTTCCCTGCCCGGGAACCACGCCGCTGCCCAAGGAGATGACTGGGAAATACCGTGCACAGATGGCAGCCGCACAAGACTGA